Proteins encoded in a region of the Paenibacillus sp. W2I17 genome:
- the cysI gene encoding assimilatory sulfite reductase (NADPH) hemoprotein subunit — translation MVYNNLLNPQRTNSDVEDIKIKSDYLRGSLTETLADRITGAIPEDDNRLMKHHGSYMQDDRDLRNERHKSKLEPAYQFMLRVRASGGIVTPEQWLMMDRVAHKYANETIRLTTRQSFQLHGVLKWDLKNTIREVNDSLLSTLAACGDVNRNVMCNPNPNQSDVHAEVYEWACQVSNHLDPRTRAYHELWLDGEKVIDSQDSDEEVEPIYGKVYLPRKFKIGIAVPPSNDVDVYSQDLGFIAIVENGKLQGFNVSVGGGMGMSHGDAKTYPQVSKVIGFCTPEQMIDVAEKTVMIQRDYGDRAVRKHARFKYTLDDRGVEWFVEELTSRLGWKLDAARPYHFETNGDRYGWVKGNNGKWHYTLFIQNGRVKDVDGYPLMTGLREIAKVHTGDFRLTANQNLIIGNISSQKKKKIEALIQQYNLTDGAHYSALRRSSMACVALPTCGLAMAESERYLPSLIDKLEPVLDEAGLRDEEIVIRMTGCPNGCARPMLAEISLIGKAPGKYNMYLGGSFTGHRLNKLYKENIGETEILDTLTPMVNQYAKERNEGEHFGDFVIRAGYVPEVLDGRQFHA, via the coding sequence ATGGTTTATAATAACTTACTTAACCCACAGCGCACGAATAGCGATGTGGAAGATATAAAGATCAAAAGTGATTACTTGCGCGGAAGTCTGACCGAAACGTTGGCTGATCGCATTACGGGTGCAATTCCAGAGGACGACAACCGTCTGATGAAACACCACGGCAGTTATATGCAGGATGACCGTGACCTGCGCAATGAGCGTCACAAATCCAAGCTGGAGCCTGCATACCAATTCATGTTGCGTGTGCGTGCTTCCGGTGGGATTGTAACCCCGGAGCAGTGGTTGATGATGGACAGAGTGGCACATAAATATGCGAATGAGACGATTCGTCTGACCACACGTCAGTCTTTCCAACTGCATGGCGTACTGAAGTGGGATCTTAAGAACACCATTCGCGAAGTGAACGATTCGTTGCTAAGTACACTGGCTGCATGTGGTGACGTGAACCGTAACGTGATGTGTAACCCGAATCCGAATCAATCCGATGTGCATGCTGAAGTGTACGAGTGGGCATGTCAGGTGAGCAATCATTTGGACCCACGTACCCGGGCTTATCATGAGCTGTGGCTGGATGGAGAGAAAGTGATTGATTCCCAGGACTCCGACGAAGAAGTTGAACCAATCTATGGCAAAGTGTATTTGCCACGGAAGTTCAAAATCGGTATTGCTGTACCACCATCCAATGATGTGGATGTCTATTCACAGGATCTTGGCTTTATTGCTATTGTGGAGAACGGCAAGCTGCAAGGCTTCAACGTTTCCGTCGGTGGTGGCATGGGGATGTCTCATGGTGACGCCAAAACCTATCCTCAGGTGTCCAAAGTCATTGGTTTCTGTACGCCGGAGCAAATGATTGATGTTGCAGAGAAAACAGTTATGATTCAGCGTGATTATGGAGATCGTGCCGTTCGTAAACATGCTCGTTTCAAATATACGTTGGATGATCGTGGTGTGGAGTGGTTTGTCGAAGAGCTGACCAGCCGTCTGGGATGGAAACTGGATGCGGCACGTCCGTATCATTTTGAGACTAATGGAGATCGATATGGTTGGGTAAAAGGCAATAATGGCAAATGGCACTACACGCTGTTCATTCAGAATGGTCGTGTAAAAGATGTAGACGGTTATCCGCTCATGACGGGTCTACGTGAAATTGCCAAAGTGCATACGGGTGATTTCCGTCTGACTGCGAACCAGAATCTGATCATCGGTAATATTAGCAGCCAGAAAAAGAAAAAGATTGAAGCGCTGATTCAGCAATACAATCTGACCGATGGTGCACATTACTCTGCGCTGCGCAGAAGTTCGATGGCTTGTGTTGCGCTTCCGACCTGCGGCCTTGCGATGGCTGAGTCCGAACGTTACTTGCCGTCCCTGATCGACAAACTGGAGCCTGTACTGGACGAAGCTGGGCTGAGAGACGAAGAGATTGTCATTCGGATGACCGGATGCCCGAACGGATGCGCAAGACCGATGCTGGCAGAGATTTCACTTATCGGTAAAGCACCAGGGAAATACAATATGTATCTCGGTGGCAGCTTCACCGGACATCGCTTGAATAAGCTGTACAAAGAAAACATTGGTGAAACCGAGATTTTGGACACGTTAACTCCAATGGTGAACCAGTATGCCAAAGAACGCAATGAAGGGGAACATTTCGGAGACTTTGTCATTCGTGCGGGTTATGTTCCTGAAGTGTTGGATGGTCGACAATTTCACGCTTAA
- a CDS encoding S-layer homology domain-containing protein has product MDKLRKPMIFMLSATLALSSGPLMLPSKAYADLNSIPATLLQDDFSDGNYTESPAWNVSSGNWEVFADPTDASNSTLFQSDTNEGIISTGDSISDMTVSMRFYTGEGKGYPGILPRFQDKSNFYYFQMQVPNNKLVFSKRVNGTDTPLKTVDYAFAKDTWYTLKVVLSGTTIRGYIAENGSDRLVFDLVDTTYGSGTVGIRNKWQSVHADDVIIAEQPAGNDIQLSIAEQTASSVSLQWSEIAGASAYRLYRSSTPEGGYSLVTSTGSLGHTDEGLSGDTVYYYRLAYEYGGLTESLWTAPLEVRTTAAAPQAPGELKAEALNATSVQLSWPAVDKATGYRVVRAEVGSDQYEQVYEGKGLTFTDKALEPGNSYSYHVTALNAAGESAVTVAEATTYAIDSPAAFAATAVTDTSISLGWNVLPGSDVTYTVSRATSATGTYQQVYSGNESTFTDSSLTMGMGYFYMIQAKVDGVDSPASAPLGVATIRTSITPGQLWPDLDGKPIDAHGAGFFYDEQTETYYWYGEYHKGGWPAVGVRVYSSKDLMNWTDRGMALTTLQSMDDFDNDPLISKLYAGREDRVDIWADIRKGRIIERPKVIYNDKTKKYVMWAHMDGDKDPYNDNANYGKARAGYAISDSPTGPFVYQKSYRMDRAPEGEKDYFPSDKGMARDMTLFKDDDGTGYLIYSSEENLTLYISKLNEDYSDVTGWHKEGRTDDKGNPVRDSTYQAEYGVDYVRVFPGGQREAPAMFKYQGKYYILTSGASGWAPNENKVTVADNIFGPWSTQTNPFVRTLPTDPDPGKAFGTQTTSVIPVDPEKGKFIYVGDTWNGGNFSNDAAKYVFLPIEFGIGSDIAIKWYNSWTPDLLNSMGKVDIADPLPEAVALGKVPSLPTTLNVREGGALVSTPAVWTIDNREMTAEDFAKPGPLTLQVTTPEYNNKKQAVRVNVIPENTLYFVNSGGYETADYSLMGAYMKGTLANPGTADQMYAPAEGRNWGYVSADALASGSNGGDIFSTVRYLNGGNVSNSPKGTDLTYRFDVPNGTYDVYAGFNDPWSNTSRRANFIINGTNTGAVTFTPASVRANKGISVSDNKLELTVRNTASQDPMISWIMIVKPDAAPPVNDSAGLNADALDSTSATLHWDAHLGAASYKLYRSDREQGEYKVVYSGNGREYTDSELNPGTEYYYKVEALDATGQSLRGVSSAYQVHTAQQSAADVATSITALEQPSAGAKKLKFPSVPQGFTVKIASSSVPSVIQTDGTIVPPSKETTVTLELEITRTSDDSKALTAPLTVKVLASVPSPGGNPGSGGNSGGNSGGNPGNGSGSASNGGQSGSGNPSAENAVPQPKPEKDRSVLELQGQSDQKGVVQSNVDVSTIKDAFKVAPLTDAGQRLVELRLKSVSGATGYEVSLPASALIDQGESHVFNIVTELGILELPATLLTKDIVGDGIASIRLVRTELPKTVADQLGTQYGVQLELQLDGQPWPSESGLNLRLPFQSSQNAQQDRIVAFAIGANGVATPLPQSYYDQKSGQLVLSVTSFTGNYAVVSVEQTFTDLAEVLWAKKAMEALAVRGVIDAEAKGDSTQLHPKQEMTRGQYMQWLMTALGLYASSGNAFSDVNEKASYYEAVTAARSLGITSGTGDGRFLPESTITRQEMMTLTVRALAVAGLVDSETAATDNLTRFRDASEIRSYARDSVALLVDLGIAHGYNGEVKPLAEATRAESATLLYAMMDKLVWNK; this is encoded by the coding sequence CATCATCTCTACTGGAGACTCCATCTCGGACATGACCGTGTCCATGCGCTTTTATACAGGAGAAGGTAAAGGATATCCGGGCATTTTGCCGCGGTTCCAAGATAAGAGCAACTTTTACTATTTTCAAATGCAGGTACCCAACAATAAACTCGTTTTCTCGAAAAGGGTGAACGGGACAGATACACCTCTGAAAACGGTGGACTATGCGTTTGCCAAAGATACATGGTACACACTCAAAGTGGTGTTATCAGGTACCACCATTCGCGGGTATATCGCGGAAAACGGCTCCGATCGGTTGGTATTTGATCTGGTCGATACTACATACGGGTCAGGTACCGTGGGCATTCGGAATAAGTGGCAGTCGGTACATGCAGATGACGTGATCATTGCCGAGCAACCGGCTGGGAACGATATTCAGCTCTCCATTGCTGAACAGACGGCGTCTTCGGTTTCACTGCAATGGTCTGAAATCGCGGGTGCATCAGCCTACCGCCTGTACCGTTCCTCTACACCTGAAGGCGGTTATTCTCTGGTAACCAGTACCGGATCTTTGGGACACACGGATGAAGGATTAAGCGGGGATACGGTGTATTATTACAGGCTCGCTTATGAATACGGAGGCCTAACCGAATCACTATGGACTGCTCCGCTAGAAGTTCGGACGACTGCGGCGGCACCACAGGCTCCTGGCGAATTAAAGGCCGAAGCACTTAATGCCACAAGCGTGCAGCTATCTTGGCCCGCTGTGGATAAGGCGACTGGTTATCGCGTGGTTCGTGCCGAGGTTGGCAGCGACCAATACGAGCAGGTTTACGAAGGTAAAGGGCTCACATTCACGGATAAGGCACTTGAGCCGGGCAACAGCTATAGCTATCACGTAACGGCCTTGAATGCAGCTGGAGAATCAGCAGTCACTGTTGCAGAAGCCACGACGTACGCCATTGACTCTCCTGCAGCGTTTGCTGCCACAGCTGTGACGGATACTTCAATCTCTCTGGGGTGGAATGTCCTGCCTGGATCTGATGTAACGTATACCGTGTCCCGTGCAACCAGTGCAACGGGTACGTATCAGCAAGTGTACAGTGGCAATGAAAGCACGTTTACCGATAGTAGTCTGACAATGGGCATGGGATATTTCTACATGATCCAAGCGAAGGTGGATGGAGTTGATTCCCCAGCATCTGCGCCGTTGGGTGTTGCCACAATCCGCACAAGCATTACACCGGGACAATTGTGGCCGGATCTGGACGGGAAACCGATCGATGCGCATGGGGCTGGCTTTTTCTATGATGAACAGACGGAGACCTATTACTGGTATGGCGAATATCATAAGGGCGGCTGGCCAGCTGTTGGTGTGCGTGTGTATTCATCCAAGGATCTGATGAACTGGACGGACCGAGGCATGGCGCTAACAACACTTCAATCCATGGATGATTTTGACAATGACCCGTTGATCTCCAAATTGTATGCGGGGCGTGAGGACCGCGTGGATATCTGGGCAGATATTCGCAAAGGACGGATCATTGAACGACCGAAGGTCATCTACAACGACAAAACGAAGAAATACGTGATGTGGGCCCACATGGATGGCGACAAGGACCCCTATAACGATAATGCGAATTACGGTAAGGCGCGGGCCGGTTATGCGATCAGTGACTCTCCAACAGGGCCTTTTGTGTATCAGAAGAGTTACCGGATGGACAGAGCCCCGGAAGGGGAGAAAGATTACTTCCCAAGCGATAAGGGTATGGCACGTGACATGACGTTGTTCAAGGACGATGACGGTACCGGTTATCTGATCTACTCCAGTGAGGAAAACCTTACGCTGTATATCTCCAAACTGAATGAAGACTACAGTGACGTAACAGGGTGGCATAAGGAAGGACGAACGGATGACAAAGGCAATCCTGTACGAGATTCCACCTATCAGGCGGAATACGGCGTAGATTACGTGCGTGTGTTCCCGGGAGGGCAACGTGAAGCACCGGCGATGTTTAAGTATCAGGGGAAATATTATATTTTGACTTCCGGAGCTTCCGGTTGGGCACCTAACGAAAACAAAGTGACGGTGGCGGATAACATTTTTGGCCCGTGGTCAACGCAGACCAATCCGTTCGTGCGTACGTTGCCAACTGATCCCGATCCAGGCAAGGCATTTGGCACACAGACCACATCCGTCATTCCGGTCGATCCGGAAAAAGGCAAGTTCATTTACGTGGGGGATACGTGGAATGGTGGCAATTTCTCGAATGATGCTGCAAAATACGTGTTCTTGCCAATTGAGTTTGGAATAGGCTCCGACATCGCGATCAAGTGGTATAACAGCTGGACACCTGATCTGCTGAATTCGATGGGCAAGGTAGATATTGCTGATCCGTTGCCAGAAGCCGTGGCGCTAGGCAAAGTACCATCCCTGCCAACAACATTGAATGTGCGCGAGGGTGGAGCACTGGTATCAACGCCAGCAGTATGGACGATTGATAACCGGGAGATGACGGCAGAAGATTTTGCTAAGCCAGGACCGCTCACATTACAGGTAACGACACCGGAATATAACAACAAAAAGCAGGCAGTTCGCGTAAACGTCATTCCGGAGAATACACTATATTTCGTGAATAGCGGAGGTTACGAAACGGCTGATTATAGTCTCATGGGTGCTTATATGAAAGGAACGCTTGCGAACCCGGGAACGGCGGACCAGATGTACGCTCCGGCTGAGGGACGTAATTGGGGTTATGTCAGCGCAGATGCACTGGCATCCGGTTCGAATGGCGGGGATATATTCTCGACCGTACGTTATCTGAACGGTGGCAATGTCAGCAATTCCCCTAAAGGCACGGACTTAACCTATAGATTTGATGTGCCAAACGGGACATACGATGTCTACGCCGGATTCAACGATCCGTGGAGCAATACATCGCGCAGAGCGAATTTCATCATCAATGGCACCAATACCGGAGCAGTTACTTTTACGCCTGCCAGCGTTAGAGCCAACAAAGGCATCAGCGTGTCGGACAACAAGCTGGAGTTGACCGTGCGCAATACGGCATCGCAGGACCCGATGATTAGCTGGATTATGATCGTTAAACCTGACGCCGCGCCACCTGTAAATGATAGTGCTGGCCTTAATGCTGATGCGTTGGATTCAACGAGCGCAACGCTTCACTGGGATGCTCATCTTGGTGCAGCAAGCTACAAGCTCTACCGCTCAGATCGTGAGCAAGGAGAGTATAAGGTGGTCTATAGTGGCAATGGGCGGGAGTACACGGACAGTGAACTGAACCCCGGCACGGAATATTATTACAAAGTGGAAGCTTTGGATGCCACGGGGCAATCCTTGAGAGGTGTATCTTCCGCTTATCAGGTGCACACGGCTCAGCAGAGCGCTGCTGATGTAGCCACAAGCATTACAGCGTTGGAACAGCCTTCCGCAGGTGCAAAAAAACTGAAGTTCCCATCCGTGCCACAAGGTTTCACGGTGAAGATCGCTTCCAGTTCGGTACCGTCGGTCATTCAAACTGATGGAACGATTGTCCCACCATCTAAGGAAACAACAGTAACACTGGAGTTGGAAATTACTCGAACTTCTGACGACAGTAAAGCCCTGACTGCACCGTTAACGGTGAAGGTGCTCGCATCTGTGCCTTCCCCCGGAGGCAACCCTGGTTCGGGCGGTAATTCAGGCGGCAATTCCGGTGGAAATCCAGGAAATGGTTCTGGTTCAGCCAGCAATGGCGGACAATCAGGAAGTGGTAACCCAAGTGCAGAGAATGCGGTACCACAACCTAAACCGGAGAAGGACCGTTCTGTTCTGGAGTTGCAGGGACAGTCTGATCAGAAGGGCGTAGTGCAGTCCAACGTGGATGTTTCAACGATTAAAGATGCTTTTAAAGTTGCCCCTTTAACGGATGCGGGTCAGCGCTTGGTCGAACTTCGGCTGAAGTCGGTTTCGGGAGCAACGGGATATGAAGTATCTCTGCCTGCCTCTGCGTTGATAGACCAAGGTGAGTCACATGTGTTCAACATTGTTACAGAGCTGGGGATATTGGAGCTCCCTGCGACACTATTAACAAAGGATATAGTTGGTGATGGGATTGCATCAATCCGATTAGTCAGAACGGAGCTGCCAAAAACAGTCGCGGATCAGCTCGGCACGCAATATGGAGTCCAGCTTGAACTTCAACTGGATGGTCAACCATGGCCATCGGAAAGCGGGTTGAACCTTCGTCTGCCTTTCCAATCCTCACAAAATGCTCAGCAGGATCGGATTGTAGCATTTGCCATTGGTGCGAACGGTGTGGCAACCCCGTTGCCGCAAAGTTACTACGATCAAAAAAGCGGGCAGCTTGTACTTTCCGTAACATCATTCACAGGAAATTATGCTGTTGTGTCTGTGGAGCAGACATTCACAGATCTTGCAGAAGTGCTGTGGGCCAAGAAAGCAATGGAGGCTTTGGCTGTCCGAGGTGTAATTGATGCAGAGGCAAAGGGTGATTCCACGCAGTTACATCCAAAACAGGAGATGACTCGCGGCCAATACATGCAATGGTTGATGACTGCGCTGGGTTTATATGCTTCTTCCGGGAATGCGTTCTCTGATGTAAACGAAAAGGCTTCGTACTACGAAGCAGTTACAGCTGCGCGTTCGCTAGGTATCACCAGTGGTACCGGTGACGGGCGCTTCTTGCCAGAGTCTACGATCACTCGTCAAGAGATGATGACGTTGACAGTGAGGGCACTTGCGGTGGCTGGACTAGTTGACTCCGAGACGGCTGCAACAGATAACCTTACTCGTTTCCGCGATGCTTCCGAGATTCGCTCCTATGCCCGCGACAGTGTGGCATTACTTGTGGATCTTGGCATCGCCCACGGGTACAATGGTGAGGTGAAACCACTTGCCGAAGCGACCCGAGCTGAATCGGCTACATTGTTATATGCGATGATGGACAAACTGGTATGGAATAAATGA
- a CDS encoding helix-turn-helix domain-containing protein: MKKYESGVQAMLELVGGKWRILILHQLISGKKRTSELRRAIPGITQKVLTQQLRELEKNEIIHRIIHPQIPPKVEYELTEYGLTLQDIIDRICLWGENHLDRVYGDKSRVLGNDFSDYIPLSTST; the protein is encoded by the coding sequence ATGAAAAAATATGAGAGTGGCGTGCAGGCAATGCTGGAACTAGTCGGTGGAAAATGGAGGATACTTATTCTGCATCAGCTGATATCAGGTAAAAAACGAACAAGCGAACTTCGCAGAGCCATTCCTGGCATTACCCAGAAGGTCTTAACCCAGCAGCTGCGTGAATTGGAAAAGAATGAAATCATCCATCGAATCATCCATCCCCAGATTCCGCCCAAGGTAGAGTATGAGCTGACAGAGTACGGCTTGACACTACAGGACATCATTGACCGCATATGTCTGTGGGGAGAAAATCACTTGGACAGAGTATACGGAGATAAAAGCAGAGTGCTGGGAAATGATTTTAGTGACTATATTCCACTTTCAACTTCAACTTGA
- a CDS encoding assimilatory sulfite reductase (NADPH) flavoprotein subunit, producing MELQVTNSPFNQEQVELLNRLIPTLTDGQRTWLSGYIAAIQASATIAAPANLVHAAPSTGIAPVSAPPVSREVTVLFGSQTGNSSGLSKKLAKKLEEQGLQVTLSSMGDFKPNGLKKIENLLIIVSTHGEGEPPDNAIPLHEFLNSKRAPKLEGLHYSVLALGDTSYEFFCQTGKDFDKRLQELGGTALVPRVDCDVDFDEAAAEWMNEVLASLSSTSAAASTVTTEAVTAAVSGGESEYDRTNPFKAEVLENLNLNGRGSDRETRHIELSLEGSSLEYEPGDSLGVFPENHPRLVEELIAAMGWNADERVTVNKNGDQASVHEALLRYFEITAVTKPVVEQLAKLNPGSGLTALLADDSEFRTVMNSCDLLDLVHDYNLKGIPAAEFVAALRKIPARLYSIASSSKSFPDEVHLTVRSVRYEARGRERYGVCSVHLAERIEAGDTLPVYIQHNPNFKLPENPDTPIIMVGPGTGVAPFRSFLGEREETGAEGKTWLFYGDQHFATDFLYQTEWQRWLKDGVLTKMDVAFSRDTEQKVYVQHRMLEHSKELYQWLQEGASVYICGDEKKMAHDVHAALTTILEQEGGLSPEQASEYLTRLQQEKRYQRDVY from the coding sequence GTGGAACTTCAAGTGACAAACAGCCCTTTTAATCAAGAACAAGTTGAACTGCTTAATCGTCTTATTCCTACATTGACCGATGGACAACGTACTTGGTTGAGCGGATATATTGCAGCAATTCAGGCAAGCGCGACTATAGCGGCTCCAGCTAACCTGGTACACGCTGCACCATCTACAGGTATTGCACCTGTCAGTGCTCCGCCAGTATCCCGGGAAGTTACCGTGCTTTTTGGTTCACAAACCGGGAATTCCAGTGGCCTTTCGAAGAAGCTGGCCAAGAAACTTGAAGAGCAAGGTCTTCAGGTAACGTTGTCATCGATGGGAGATTTCAAACCGAACGGACTCAAGAAAATTGAAAATCTCCTCATCATCGTCAGTACGCATGGCGAAGGCGAACCACCAGATAATGCGATTCCGCTGCATGAATTCCTGAACAGCAAACGGGCTCCAAAGCTTGAAGGACTTCATTACTCGGTGTTGGCTCTGGGAGATACCTCCTATGAGTTCTTTTGTCAGACAGGTAAGGACTTCGATAAACGATTGCAGGAATTGGGTGGTACAGCCCTTGTACCACGCGTGGACTGTGATGTTGATTTTGATGAAGCAGCTGCGGAGTGGATGAATGAAGTACTGGCATCCTTAAGCAGTACATCTGCTGCTGCGAGTACGGTAACCACTGAGGCTGTTACAGCTGCGGTGAGCGGCGGGGAATCCGAATATGATCGCACGAATCCATTCAAGGCTGAAGTGTTGGAGAATCTCAATCTGAATGGCAGAGGATCGGACCGTGAAACACGCCACATTGAGTTGTCTTTGGAAGGCTCCAGCCTGGAGTACGAGCCAGGTGACAGCCTTGGGGTATTCCCTGAGAATCATCCACGCCTTGTGGAGGAATTGATTGCAGCCATGGGATGGAATGCCGATGAACGCGTGACCGTGAATAAAAACGGCGATCAGGCATCTGTGCACGAAGCGTTGCTGCGTTATTTTGAAATTACAGCTGTTACGAAACCGGTTGTGGAACAACTTGCGAAACTGAATCCTGGGAGTGGCCTGACGGCGTTACTCGCAGATGATTCCGAATTCCGCACGGTCATGAATAGCTGTGATCTGCTGGATCTGGTTCATGATTATAATCTGAAAGGGATTCCAGCTGCAGAATTCGTAGCTGCTCTTCGCAAAATTCCGGCACGTCTGTACTCCATAGCGAGTAGTTCGAAGTCTTTCCCGGATGAAGTTCATCTTACCGTTCGCTCGGTACGTTATGAAGCGCGTGGCAGAGAACGTTACGGTGTATGCTCAGTACATCTGGCTGAACGAATCGAAGCTGGCGACACCTTGCCTGTATATATACAGCATAACCCGAATTTCAAGCTGCCTGAGAACCCGGATACACCGATCATCATGGTTGGCCCAGGTACAGGTGTAGCGCCGTTCAGATCTTTCCTTGGTGAGCGTGAAGAGACAGGAGCAGAGGGCAAGACATGGCTGTTCTACGGGGATCAGCATTTCGCCACTGACTTCTTGTACCAGACGGAATGGCAGCGTTGGCTCAAAGATGGCGTGCTCACTAAGATGGATGTAGCCTTCTCACGTGATACGGAACAGAAAGTGTATGTACAACATCGCATGCTGGAACACAGCAAAGAGTTGTACCAGTGGCTTCAGGAAGGTGCAAGCGTATATATCTGTGGTGACGAGAAAAAAATGGCACATGATGTGCATGCTGCGCTCACCACGATTCTTGAACAAGAAGGCGGTTTATCGCCTGAGCAGGCATCGGAATATCTGACACGGTTACAGCAGGAGAAACGTTATCAGCGGGACGTCTATTAA
- a CDS encoding NAD(P)H oxidoreductase, with product MKVKLVVTHPRQDSLTFAVMNRFIEGMQENSHEIDILDLYHDGFDPLYRVEDERDWQNPDKQHAPVIRKELDRVLAADAIVFVFPIWWYNVPSMLKAYLDKVWNMGLLNKANSKKALWIALAGGTEASFHKYDYYNMISNYLNNGIAGYARMQESRVEFLYETISESKEHIESLLEQAYQIGKHYN from the coding sequence ATGAAAGTTAAACTGGTCGTTACTCACCCAAGACAGGATTCCCTAACATTTGCCGTGATGAATCGTTTTATAGAAGGTATGCAGGAGAATTCCCATGAAATCGATATCCTCGATCTATATCATGACGGATTTGATCCCCTATATCGTGTAGAAGATGAGCGAGACTGGCAAAATCCCGATAAACAGCATGCCCCTGTGATTCGCAAAGAGCTGGATCGTGTGCTTGCGGCTGATGCCATTGTATTTGTTTTCCCGATCTGGTGGTACAACGTCCCCTCCATGCTCAAAGCTTATCTGGACAAGGTATGGAACATGGGTCTGCTGAACAAGGCAAACTCCAAAAAGGCACTGTGGATTGCACTAGCTGGGGGGACGGAGGCTTCATTCCATAAATACGACTATTACAACATGATTTCCAACTATCTAAATAATGGGATCGCAGGCTATGCGAGAATGCAGGAATCCCGAGTCGAATTCCTCTATGAAACCATTTCAGAATCCAAAGAACATATCGAAAGCTTGCTGGAGCAAGCATATCAAATCGGCAAACATTACAATTAA